A section of the Lynx canadensis isolate LIC74 chromosome A1, mLynCan4.pri.v2, whole genome shotgun sequence genome encodes:
- the IRF1 gene encoding interferon regulatory factor 1, protein MPITRMRMRPWLEMQINSNQIPGLIWINKEEMIFQIPWKHAAKHGWDINKDACLFRSWAIHTGRYKAGEKEPDPKTWKANFRCAMNSLPDIEEVKDQSRNKGSSAVRVYRMLPPLTKNQRKERKSKSSRDAKTKAKRKSCGDSSPDTFSDGLSSSTLPDDHSSYTAQGYIGQDLEVERALTPALSPCTVSSTLPEWHIPVDIVPDSTSDLYNFQVSPMPSTSEATTDEDEEGKLTEDIMKLLEQTGWQPTNVDGKGYLLNEPGAQPPSFYGDFSCKEEPEVDRPGGFIGLIASDLKNMDNSWLDSLLPPVRLPSIQAIPCAP, encoded by the exons ATGCCCATCACTCGGATGCGCATGAGACCCTGGCTAGAGATGCAGATTAATTCCAACCAAATCCCAGGGCTGATCTGGATTAATAAA GAGGAGATGATCTTCCAGATTCCATGGAAGCATGCTGCCAAGCATGGCTGGGACATCAACAAAGATGCCTGTCTGTTCCGAAGCTGGGCCATTCACACAG GCCGATACAAAGCAGGGGAAAAGGAGCCGGATCCCAAGACATGGAAGGCTAACTTTCGCTGTGCCATGAACTCCCTGCCAGACATTGAGGAAGTGAAGGACCAGAGCAGGAACAAAGGCAGCTCAGCTGTGCGGGTGTACCGGATGCTCCCACCCCTCACCAAGAACCAGAGGAAAG AGAGAAAGTCCAAGTCCAGCCGAGATGCTAAGACCAAGGCCAAGAGGAAG TCATGTGGTGACTCCAGTCCTGATACCTTCTCCGATGGACTCAGCAGCTCGACCCTGCCTGATGACCACAGCAGCTACACAGCTCAGGGCTACATTGGGCAGGACTTAGAGGTTGAGCGGGCCCTTACTCCAG CCCTGTCACCGTGTACCGTTAGTAGCACTCTCCCTGAATGGCACATCCCAGTGGATATTGTGCCAGACAGCACCAGTGACCTGTACAACTTCCAGGTGTCACCTATGCCCTCCACCTCTGAAG CCACAACAGATGAGGACGAGGAAGGGAAATTAACTGAGGACATCATGAAG CTCTTGGAGCAGACGGGATGGCAGCCGACAAATGTGGATGGGAAGGGGTACCTGCTCAATGAACCCGGGGCCCAGCCCCCGTCTTTCTATGGAGATTTCAGCTGCAAGGAGGAGCCAGAAGTTGACCGCCCTGGGG GGTTTATCGGGCTGATAGCTTCAGATCTGAAGAACATGGACAACAGCTGGCTGGATAGCCTGTTGCCCCCAGTCAGGCTGCCCTCCATCCAGGCCATTCCTTGTGCACCGTAG